The Bombus vancouverensis nearcticus chromosome 2, iyBomVanc1_principal, whole genome shotgun sequence genome window below encodes:
- the LOC117163948 gene encoding uncharacterized protein LOC117163948 isoform X3, with protein MSTVIGSDFHVSGQNYGTQPGGQVGGGGGSVGVPGGRGPPPLGGLQSIGQSAAGIPPGGPAGGQAPPQTPAPGVQSQPPQGPAPTTTPPVHTPSPQEMGKQAHMQPQPQPLSQVYGPTQTRPSSQGYYQGPRPQQPRGINHRGGQGGTSAQVVGMSGVGGSGGQPTAIYHTSGLPVQTGAIYQVPHQIPHQQSLYTMNNQMPLQVVFGAPPQRHPTHQNQSYFQPFQHNAILTQSMFGYGAPAPTPQPYYWPTGQPNTPLSLSRAGASAVTGGAQHVAGPLAGAQGAPVVPQGTLQQPTQQAQPLPPMGISLSQTDMYSGHNGGATSASNSTTKSRKPRGQNAITDIVDPTTGKNISHEIYKDNETIQSGESSNRDTPQPQNNDVEVQADFAARVAKTLVKVATEESNSDSTVPTCVPNTSTSQNVTQSLSNSQTNSTNDVNNQCSTSSPTTQNVPNVTALCSQSLGTTSNVSQIDSCAMKTESKPLQIPVKEFQPRSDSKSGVIEELPLAISRNVNKDDISAQLPAMIVTEVEVKSTSATSIVTQTSVPIVTIPSTNVPEAPKPSTTAPNANPVPAREPFPNLSNKNSSSSPPRRKSQTHAHNQSTAIATISAAATELPSSAKEQKDKKTREKSLSSRGTTPTPAHNQTDHHLKSNGDASGDKPESDPVRTEIQQQKSSDGKAMQKQKSKNRLKPRELNRKGAEKEGTDMDAFVNTVTPAKPEIKQDNKDPLTPKDSNKEGNREIIKDNKDKDNYEPKKEKETSSDHIKERAEKQTPVSPDSLKQSFLIETPAIEKLPSNKETIKESSPKIEDNKISNACNMQSKSVPNDVVDHVKVKEESDVQAIVAQKNEENSKVSFIRTVNEDKPQTSPVIEKTTESEAPVQTEITSVTNQIQLKYKYKEDQWSPINKSGKKIYDREFLIKLQDDPNSKIKPSNLPDLDVVLKDSSKARNNVELRLFKDTNINRHDVLFPGFIKPLNANNRALPPNRKSNPGKSSKPTKPNVIHVSLSLREDVKLRETENAWRPTRLKSLNLSEEEAKSEALYKRVRSVLNKLTPQKFNTLVDQVRTLTIDTPERLQGVINLVFEKAVDEPSFSVAYALMCKELAVMEVSGSDKNSDKQECSYTFKKLIINRCQKEFERNPVNEVARAAKLKEIEECTDPEKKKDLQLQFEDEERKTRIKSVGNIRFIGELYKQGMLTTKIMHRCTKELLIQSDEDSLECLCKLLTTVGKDLESKVSAEEMQDYFNKMQDIVARRGHGKISSRIRFMLQDVIDLRANSWIPRRDDSNPKTIDQIQKEADSERLDSQLNNTPLSTPRKDERTSDRKRNRGVGPTDDGGWSQPVVRTRQPYSVETAKLKNKPPPMDDLQLGSRNMYMWKTPSSCGSKAINSNKFACLENVSNLDQDKRKTSPQLSGSRSTGPREYGRDYKPSYDGRSSRNGSHQLSSSSSNRDSSLLDNSQSQSVSMPPPSLKSSTQSTSSSHKPQMSEEEFMKTLNKIMKDYLKNPIIEKVSLAIQQNFDNTLTKFVRELINFVLEKSPLDRECISYLLSHLITQKILPISHLRNGFIEILELVDDLVLDIPKVWLYLAEILSHPIEEEIIPLTELKPIFDSLRTRGYVGKFLGELLSKISRDKGHKWIADKWDQSGLKLSNVIDTELEEVDKIIKDYNLEFCTGDYNSAKSSTSNQPTMQQIHDELRRLMKESSFDEICGWIIVHVGNRVKEPNFIRVLTTAILETSMEPVNSRWCLNSEAFINLQQLIRRFVDANESLELQCLYAIQLHLHNLQYPHGTLFNIMTNLSDYNIISSDAFLTWKKSPEPAQREWHGVATMALTSFFTGLQEADDASSVEDVSTSVSQERC; from the exons GATCAGATTTTCATGTGTCTGGTCAAAATTACGGCACCCAACCAGGGGGCCAGGTGGGTGGGGGAGGGGGTAGTGTAGGAGTACCTGGGGGCAGAGGACCTCCACCACTCGGTGGCTTACAGTCCATTGGACAATCAGCAGCAGGTATTCCACCAGGGGGTCCTGCTGGAGGGCAAGCACCACCACAAACCCCTGCACCGGGGGTACAATCACAACCGCCGCAAGGTCCGGCTCCAACTACGACACCTCCTGTACATACTCCATCACCGCAGGAAATGGGAAAACAGGCCCATATGCAACCGCAACCACAGCCTCTATCTCAAGTATATGGGCCAACGCAAACAAGGCCATCATCCCAA GGTTATTACCAGGGTCCTAGGCCACAACAGCCAAGAGGCATCAATCATAGAGGGGGTCAAGGGGGTACTAGTGCACAAGTAGTTGGAATGTCTGGAGTTGGTGGAAGTGGAGGTCAACCAACTGCAATTTATCATACAAGTGGTTTGCCAGTTCAAACTGGAGCAATATACCAAGTACCACATCAGATCCCCCATCAGCAATCCTTATACACAATGAACAATCAAATGCCCCTTCAGGTAGTA tttGGCGCTCCACCCCAAAGACATCCAACTCATCAAAACCAGTCGTACTTCCAACCATTTCAACATAATGCAATTTTAACACAAAGCATGTTTGGATATGGTGCACCTGCACCAACTCCTCAACCTT ATTACTGGCCTACAGGCCAACCAAATACACCACTAAGTTTAAGTAGAGCAGGTGCAAGCGCTGTCACTGGTGGGGCTCAACATGTTGCAGGCCCGCTGGCCGGTGCCCAAGGAGCCCCAGTAGTACCACAAGGTACACTGCAGCAACCTACGCAACAAGCTCAGCCTTTACCCCCCATGGGTATATCTCTTTCTCAGACTG aTATGTACTCAGGTCATAATGGTGGTGCAACAAGTGCGTCAAATAGTACGACAAAATCTCGGAAACCAAGAGGACAAAATGCTATTACTGATATCGTAGATCCGACGACTGGTAAAAATATAAGTCATGAGATTTACAAAGATAATGAAACTATTCAAAGTGGTGAATCCAGCAATCGTGATACACCTCAGCCACAA AATAATGACGTCGAAGTGCAAGCCGACTTTGCAGCCCGGGTTGCAAAAACACTTGTGAAAGTCGCGACCGAAGAGTCCAATTCCGACTCAACGGTACCGACTTGTGTACCAAACACATCTACATCTCAAAATGTAACACAAAGTTTATCTAATTCTCAAACAAATTCTACTAATGATGTGAATAATCAGTGTAGTACCAGTTCACCTACAACACAAAATGTACCTAACGTAACCGCGTTATGTAGTCAATCGTTAGGTACCACTAGTAACGTGTCTCAAATAGACTCTTGTGCAATGAAAACAGAGTCGAAACCATTACAAATTCCTGTGAAGGAATTTCAACCTCGAAGCGATTCGAAAAGTGGAGTCATCGAGGAACTACCATTAGCTATATCGCGTAACGTAAACAAGGATGATATTTCTGCGCAGTTACCCGCAATGATTGTAACTGAAGTTGAAGTGAAGAGTACGAGTGCCACATCTATCGTAACACAGACATCGGTTCCCATTGTGACTATACCAAGTACGAACGTTCCGGAGGCCCCTAAACCGTCCACCACTGCCCCAAATGCTAACCCTGTTCCTGCCAGAGAACCGTTCCCAAATTTATCCAATAAAAATTCATCGAGTTCACCGCCTAGAAGAAAATCTCAGACTCATGCCCACAATCAATCCACTGCTATTGCTACTATTTCTGCTGCTGCAACTGAGTTGCCTTCGAGTGCCAAAgaacaaaaagataaaaagacaAGGGAAAAGAGTCTTAGTTCTAGAGGTACTACTCCTACACCTGCTCATAATCAAACAGATCATCACTTGAAAAGTAATGGAGATGCGTCTGGTGATAAACCGGAATCCGATCCTGTTCGAACTGAAATTCAACAACAAAAATCATCTGATG GTAaagctatgcagaagcagaagaGTAAAAACAGGCTCAAACCCCGTGAACTTAATCGGAAAGGAGCGGAGAAAGAAGGTACAGATATGGATGCTTTCGTAAACACGGTAACTCCGGCAAAACCTGAAATAAAACAAGACAACAAAGATCCTTTAACACCGAAGGACAGTAATAAGGAAGGAAATCGTGAAATTATAAAAGATAATAAGGATAAAGATAATTACGAAccaaaaaaagagaaggaaactaGTTCCGATCATATAAAGGAAAGGGCGGAGAAACAAACACCCGTGTCACCAGATAGTCTAAAACAAAGTTTTCTCATAGAAACACCTGCTATAGAAAAACTGCCAAGCAACAAAGAAACTATAAAGGAATCTTCCCCTAAGATCGAggataataaaatatcaaacgCATGTAATATGCAATCAAAATCAGTTCCTAATGATGTTGTTGATCATGTGAAAGTGAAAGAAGAGTCCGATGTACAAGCAATAGTAGCACAAAAGAATGAAGAAAATTCGAAGGTATCATTTATTCGAACGGTTAACGAAGATAAGCCGCAAACATCTCCGGTTATTGAAAAAACAACCGAAAGCGAAGCTCCGGTTCAAACTGAAATCACATCGGTTACAAATCAAAtacaattgaaatataaatataaggaGGACCAGTGGAGCCCTATAAATAAAAGCGGTAAAAAGATTTATGATCGTGAGTTTTTAATAAAACTACAGGATGATCCCAATAGCAAAATCAAACCGTCTAATTTACCAGATTTAGACGTTGTTTTGAAAGATAGTTCAAAG GCAAGGAATAATGTTGAACTTAGGTtatttaaagatacaaatatcAATAGACATGATGTTTTATTCCCTGGATTCATAAAACCGTTAAACGCAAATAACCGAGCG CTACCACCGAATCGGAAGAGCAATCCAGGGAAATCATCTAAACCAACAAAGCCAAATGTAATTCATGTATCTTTATCCTTGAGGGAAGACGTAAAATTAAGGGAAACTGAAAATGCATGGAGGCCAACAAGATTGAAAAGTTTGAATCTTAGTGAAGAAGAAGCTAAATCGGAAGCTCTTTACAAGAGAGTTAGAAGTGTACTAAATAAACTCACACCACAGAAATTCAATACCTTAGTCGATCAGGTTCGTACATTAACCATCGACACTCCGGAACGACTGCAGGGTGTGATCAATTTAGTCTTCGAGAAG gCTGTGGATGAACCAAGCTTTTCTGTAGCATATGCATTAATGTGCAAAGAACTTGCTGTAATGGAAGTCTCAGGTTCAGATAAAAATTCGGACAAACAAGAATGCTCGTATACCTTCAAAAAGCTCATTATTAATCGGTGCCAAAAGGAATTCGAAAGAAATCCAGTAAACGAGGTGGCAAGAGCTGCTAAGcttaaagaaatagaagaatGTACTGATCCT gagaagaaaaaagatttaCAATTGCAATTTGAAGATGAAGAACGAAAAACACGTATAAAATCAGTAGGAAACATACG ATTTATTGGAGAGTTATATAAACAAGGCATGTTGACAACTAAAATCATGCATCGTTGTACAAAGGAGTTGTTAATTCAGAGTGATGAAGATAGTCTTGAATGTTTATGCAAGTTGTTAACAACAGTCGGAAAAGATTTAGAGTCAAAAGTGTCTGCAGAA GAAATGCaagattatttcaataaaatgcaAGATATCGTTGCACGACGGGGGCATGGAAAAATTAGCTCTAGAATTCGTTTTATGCTGCAAGATGTAATAGATTTAAGAGCAAATAGCTGGATTCCAAGGAGAGATGATAGTAATCCTAAAACAATAGATCAAATTCAAAAGGAAGCTGATTCTGAAAGATTAGATAGCCAATTGAATAATACTCCTTTGAGTACACCTCGAAAAGATGAACGTACTAGTGATAGAAAAAGGAATC GTGGTGTTGGTCCCACTGATGATGGTGGTTGGAGTCAACCTGTTGTCAGAACAAGGCAACCATATTCTGTTGAGACAGCTAAGCTTAAAAATAAACCT cCTCCAATGGATGATTTACAATTAGGAAGCAGAAACATGTATATGTGGAAAACGCCTTCGAGTTGTGGCTCAAAGgcaataaattcaaataaatttgcATGCTTAGAAAATGTATCGAACTTAGATCAAGATAAACGAAAAACGTCTCCACAACTCTCTGG ATCAAGGTCTACTGGACCAAGAGAGTATGGTCGTGACTACAAACCTTCCTATG ATGGTAGGAGTTCACGCAATGGTAGTCATCAATTAAGCAGTTCGTCGTCGAATAGAGATAGTTCGTTATTAGACAATTCACAGAGTCAAAGCGTTTCTATGCCACCGCCATCGTTAAAATCGTCCACACAATCTACCTCTAGCAGTCATAAACCTCAGATGTCGGAAGAAGAATTTATGAAAACGTTAAACAAAATAATGAAAGACTATCTCAAAAATCCTATCATTGAA aaagtTTCGTTGGCAATTCAACAGAACTTCGATAACACATTAACAAAATTCGTACGTGAATTGATCAACTTTGTTCTTGAAAAGTCACCTCTCGACAGAGAATGCATATCGTATCTTTTGTCGCATTTAATTACTCAAAAAATTTTACCTATATCACATCTAAGAAACGG ATTCATTGAAATATTGGAATTAGTTGATGATCTTGTACTCGATATACCCAAAGTTTGGTTATATCTAGCAGAGATATTAT cACATCCAATAGAAGAGGAGATAATCCCCCTAACCGAGTTGAAACCTATATTTGATAGTTTAAGAACTCGGGGATATGTAGGCAAATTCCTTGGGGAATTATTATCGAAAATATCCCGAGATAAAGGACATAAATGGATTGCAGATAAATGGGACCAAAGTGGACTTAAGTTGAGTAACGTAATTGATACAGAACTTGAAGAAGTTGACAAAATCATTAAAGATTAT AACCTGGAGTTCTGCACTGGTGATTATAATAGTGCCAAAAGCTCAACTAGTAATCAACCCACAATGCAGCAAATTCATGATGAACTTAGGAGACTAATGAAAGAAAGTAGTTTCGATGAAATTTGTGGGTGGATAATT GTACATGTAGGTAATCGGGTCAAAGAACCAAACTTCATACGCGTCCTGACTACTGCCATTTTAGAGACGTCCATGG aaccAGTGAATAGCAGGTGGTGTTTAAATAGTGAGgcttttattaatttacaacaattAATTCGCCGATTCGTCGATGCAAATGAATCTTTAGAATTGCAGTGTCTTTATGCAATCCAGCTTCATTTACACAATCTACAATATCCACACG GGACTCTGTTCAACATTATGACAAATTTGTCGGATTATAACATAATTTCAAGCGACGCGTTCCTAACGTGGAAAAAGAGTCCTGAACCAGCCCAGCGTGAATGGCATGGAGTCGCGACGATGGCGCTGACTTCGTTTTTCACTGGTTTACAAGAAGCTGATGATGCTTCCAGTGTAGAAGACGTATCAACTAGCGTCAGCCAAGAACGTTGTTGA